Proteins encoded by one window of Arachis ipaensis cultivar K30076 chromosome B04, Araip1.1, whole genome shotgun sequence:
- the LOC110271486 gene encoding uncharacterized protein LOC110271486, with protein MARGGKDKGEEEERRKKGSARWWSALRQRRRRYCCTGRGRTMRVRGEREEKGETCERLMHRGGTFPLPPPESLVAAIISACLNGATGGVLLLPEPPQGVARNRCCPTSVIIRFNIHWPGDASAFDSIEFEIFVSLQP; from the exons ATGGCCAGAGGAGGGAAGGACAAAGGGGAAGAAGAGGAGAGGAGAAAGAAGGGAAGTGCTCGGTGGTGGTCTGCCCTCCGCCAGCGCCGCCGCCGTTATTGCTGCACAGGAAGGGGAAGAACGATGCGTGTCAGAGGAGAGCGCG AGGAGAAGGGCGAGACATGTGAGAGATTGATGCACAGAGGAGGGACCTTTCCTCTGCCGCCGCCGGAATCTTTGGTCGCCGCCATCATTAGTG CTTGTCTCAATGGAGCCACTGGCGGGGTGTTGTTGCTGCCGGAACCACCGCAGGGTGTTGCTAGGAATCGCTGCTGCCCTACTTCCGTTATAATTAGGTTCAACATCCATTGGCCTGG AGACGCTTCTGCTTTCGATTCTATTGAATTTGAAATCTTCGTTTCGTTGCAACCATGA